A genome region from Dickeya chrysanthemi NCPPB 402 includes the following:
- a CDS encoding amino acid ABC transporter ATP-binding protein yields MISVKNLTKRFGDQVVLNNISLDIAQGEVVAIIGPSGSGKSTLLRCLNLLEKPESGVIAIGEQSLDTRRYSGKEEYALRRQTAMVFQNYNLFKNKTALENITEALIVVKKMPKKRADEIGLSLLELVGLLPQAHQYPVTLSGGQQQRVSIARALAVDPKAILFDEPTSALDPERVHEVLQVIQKLAGQNTTMVIVTHEMQFAKEVADRVIFMADGHIVEQGPAEKVISFSDNPQTRRFLRQLTTIQEPSEFDI; encoded by the coding sequence ATGATTAGTGTAAAAAACCTGACTAAACGTTTTGGCGACCAGGTCGTGCTGAACAATATCAGTCTGGATATCGCGCAGGGCGAAGTGGTGGCGATTATCGGGCCTTCCGGCTCGGGCAAATCCACCCTGTTGCGGTGCCTGAATCTGCTGGAAAAACCGGAGTCCGGCGTTATCGCCATTGGTGAGCAGTCGCTGGATACCCGCCGCTATAGCGGCAAGGAAGAGTATGCGCTTCGGCGTCAGACGGCGATGGTATTCCAGAACTACAACCTGTTCAAAAACAAAACCGCGCTGGAAAACATCACCGAAGCCCTGATTGTGGTGAAGAAGATGCCGAAAAAGCGGGCGGACGAGATAGGGTTGTCGCTGCTGGAACTGGTGGGGCTGTTGCCGCAGGCGCATCAATACCCGGTGACGTTGTCTGGCGGCCAGCAGCAGCGTGTCAGCATTGCTCGTGCGCTGGCGGTGGATCCGAAAGCCATCCTGTTTGACGAACCGACCTCGGCGCTTGATCCGGAACGTGTACATGAAGTGCTGCAGGTTATCCAAAAACTGGCGGGACAGAACACCACCATGGTGATCGTGACCCATGAAATGCAGTTCGCCAAAGAAGTGGCGGACCGGGTGATCTTTATGGCTGATGGACACATCGTGGAGCAGGGACCAGCAGAGAAAGTGATCAGTTTCTCCGATAATCCACAGACCCGTCGTTTCCTGCGGCAGCTCACCACGATTCAGGAACCGTCAGAGTTCGATATCTGA
- a CDS encoding M20 peptidase aminoacylase family protein has protein sequence MKEYAQHAPLAQFIQAFRHDLHQHPELSNQEFETTRKIRAVLEKEGIRILDLPLKTGLVAEVGGLQDGPLVVVRSDIDALPIEEESDVEFSSKNAGVMHACGHDFHSSAALGAAILLKRIEPELKGTVRILFQAAEETGLGAPEVIAVGALDGATAIFGIHNDPTLPVGVIGGKDGALTAGVDRFEIKIAAKGCHAAKPHEGNDPIIILGQLISAVQTIISRTVPSDNNAVVSITQVHSGSTWNVIPDTAYVEGTVRTFSQEVRDLIEQRFRQIVAGIASTFGAEIEFIWHAGPPSVVNTPHWVDFALQVADAEGFEARRVDASPIGEDFAFYQQKLPGTFMMVGSGGPYALHHPKFRVDDKALFPTAHYLYQLAKQSLEQLSQTA, from the coding sequence ATGAAAGAGTATGCTCAGCATGCGCCGTTGGCGCAGTTTATTCAGGCGTTTCGGCACGACTTGCATCAGCATCCGGAATTGTCCAATCAGGAGTTTGAAACCACGCGAAAAATTCGCGCCGTACTGGAAAAAGAAGGCATCCGCATCCTTGATCTACCGCTGAAAACCGGTCTGGTCGCGGAAGTCGGCGGCTTGCAGGATGGCCCGTTGGTGGTGGTACGTTCCGATATTGATGCACTGCCGATTGAAGAAGAGTCCGACGTCGAATTCAGTTCGAAGAATGCCGGCGTGATGCATGCCTGTGGACACGATTTTCACTCATCGGCGGCGCTGGGCGCGGCGATTTTGCTTAAACGCATCGAGCCGGAACTGAAAGGTACTGTGCGCATTCTGTTTCAGGCGGCGGAAGAAACCGGATTGGGCGCGCCGGAAGTGATTGCCGTCGGCGCGTTGGACGGTGCGACCGCCATTTTCGGCATTCATAACGACCCAACGTTACCGGTCGGCGTGATTGGCGGTAAAGACGGCGCACTGACCGCCGGGGTGGACCGTTTCGAAATCAAGATTGCCGCCAAAGGATGCCACGCCGCTAAACCGCATGAAGGCAACGATCCGATCATTATTCTGGGACAACTGATTTCCGCGGTGCAGACTATCATCAGCCGCACTGTGCCGTCAGACAACAACGCAGTGGTGTCGATAACTCAGGTACACAGCGGCAGCACCTGGAATGTGATTCCGGACACCGCCTATGTGGAAGGCACTGTGCGTACGTTCAGTCAGGAGGTGCGCGATTTGATCGAACAGCGTTTCCGCCAGATTGTCGCCGGTATCGCCAGCACTTTCGGCGCGGAAATCGAATTTATCTGGCACGCAGGGCCGCCGTCGGTAGTGAACACGCCGCACTGGGTGGATTTTGCGTTGCAGGTGGCGGATGCCGAAGGGTTTGAGGCGCGCCGCGTTGACGCCAGCCCGATCGGCGAAGACTTTGCGTTCTACCAGCAAAAGCTGCCGGGCACCTTTATGATGGTGGGTTCCGGCGGCCCGTACGCGCTGCATCACCCCAAATTCCGCGTGGATGACAAGGCGCTGTTCCCGACAGCGCATTATCTGTATCAACTGGCGAAGCAAAGCCTGGAGCAACTGTCGCAGACGGCCTGA
- the hemY gene encoding protoheme IX biogenesis protein HemY, protein MLKVLLLFVVLIAGIIVGPMLAGHQGYVLIQTDSYNIETSVTGLVIMLVLFMLAFLAVEWVVRRVLRTGVRTRGWFIGRKRTRARQQTKAALLKLTEGDYLQVEKLLTRNADHAEQPVVNYLLAAEAAQQRGDEFRTRQYLERAAEIADSNQLPVDITRVRIQLARNEDHAARHGIDRLLEVAPRHPEVLRLAEQSFLRTHAYSALLDILPAMRKTRLHDEPYLDELQQRATIGLMDQAMSEGGSEGLKQWWKNQPRKARQALPMQVAMAERLIVCDDHTTAQDIIVDGLKQQFDHRLVQLIPRLNAGQPEPLEKLLRQRLKQHHNDALLHSTLGQLLMKHGEWQQASDAFSAALALRPDAYDYAWCADAFDRLKRPEDAARMRRDGLLLTLQTSHDA, encoded by the coding sequence ATGCTGAAGGTACTTCTGTTATTTGTGGTACTGATCGCCGGTATTATCGTGGGCCCCATGCTGGCCGGTCATCAGGGTTACGTGTTGATCCAAACCGACAGTTACAACATTGAAACCAGCGTCACCGGGTTAGTGATCATGCTGGTACTGTTCATGCTGGCTTTTCTGGCGGTGGAATGGGTAGTGCGCCGGGTACTGCGTACCGGTGTACGTACTCGCGGCTGGTTCATCGGACGTAAACGCACCAGGGCGCGTCAACAGACTAAAGCCGCATTGTTGAAACTGACCGAAGGCGACTATCTGCAGGTAGAAAAATTGCTGACCCGCAATGCCGATCATGCCGAGCAGCCGGTCGTGAACTATCTGCTGGCGGCGGAAGCGGCCCAGCAACGCGGCGACGAATTCCGTACCCGGCAATATCTGGAACGGGCGGCGGAAATCGCCGACAGCAACCAGTTACCGGTGGATATCACCCGCGTACGCATCCAACTGGCACGTAACGAAGATCATGCTGCCCGCCACGGCATAGATCGTTTGCTGGAAGTGGCACCGCGCCACCCGGAGGTGCTGCGTCTGGCGGAACAGTCGTTTCTGCGCACCCACGCCTACAGCGCGTTGCTGGATATTCTGCCGGCGATGCGTAAAACCCGCTTGCATGATGAGCCGTATCTGGACGAACTGCAGCAGCGAGCCACTATCGGCCTGATGGATCAAGCGATGTCGGAAGGCGGCAGCGAAGGGCTGAAGCAATGGTGGAAAAACCAACCGCGCAAAGCGCGTCAGGCGCTACCGATGCAGGTGGCGATGGCCGAGCGGCTGATCGTGTGTGATGACCACACGACGGCGCAAGACATCATTGTCGATGGGCTAAAGCAGCAGTTTGACCATCGGCTGGTACAGTTGATTCCCCGGCTGAATGCCGGCCAGCCTGAACCGCTGGAAAAACTGTTGCGCCAACGCCTGAAGCAGCACCATAACGATGCGCTGTTACACAGTACGCTGGGGCAATTGCTGATGAAACATGGAGAGTGGCAACAAGCCAGCGATGCATTCTCCGCCGCGCTGGCGCTACGGCCGGATGCCTATGACTACGCCTGGTGCGCTGATGCCTTCGACCGGCTAAAGCGCCCCGAAGACGCCGCCCGCATGCGGCGTGACGGCTTGTTGTTGACGCTACAGACATCCCACGACGCCTGA
- the hemX gene encoding uroporphyrinogen-III C-methyltransferase, protein MTEHITSSTPPEEVVERAESSSPQKQPPVSRAPRHGLVVGAIAIVVSLALSGGVYYYAHQQMARQNAVLNQLQEQLAALQKQQSQAQQQWQQTLDQQAKTLSADGQRLAALTRQAGEMQEKLATLANNDSKTWLLAQADFLVKQAGRKLWSDKDVTTAGALLKSADASLADMNDPSLLDVRRAITHDIGMLAGVSQVDFDGIILKVNQLADQVDNLRLADTDADEAPMEESDSTLSASLSEWRQNLSKSWHNFLSDFITIHRRDDSAEPLLAPNQDVYLRENIRSRLLVAAQAVPRHQNETYRQSLETAATWVRAYFDESDPTTKAFLDQLDTLSQQSVAMDVPSELQSQPLLDKLMQTRVRNLLAQPSASATSQEG, encoded by the coding sequence ATGACGGAACACATTACCTCCTCAACGCCTCCCGAAGAGGTGGTTGAACGGGCTGAATCCTCCTCACCGCAAAAACAGCCGCCTGTTTCCAGGGCGCCGCGACACGGTCTGGTCGTGGGCGCCATCGCTATCGTGGTTTCGCTGGCGCTGAGCGGCGGCGTGTATTATTACGCCCACCAGCAAATGGCCCGCCAGAATGCCGTGCTAAACCAATTACAGGAACAGCTCGCGGCATTGCAAAAACAACAATCACAAGCGCAACAGCAATGGCAGCAAACGCTGGATCAGCAGGCTAAAACCTTGAGTGCCGACGGGCAACGTCTGGCCGCCTTGACTCGGCAGGCCGGGGAAATGCAGGAAAAACTGGCGACCCTCGCCAACAACGACTCAAAAACCTGGTTGCTGGCGCAAGCTGATTTTCTGGTGAAACAGGCAGGTCGAAAATTATGGAGTGACAAAGACGTCACCACCGCCGGTGCCTTGCTCAAAAGCGCCGACGCCAGTCTGGCCGACATGAATGACCCGAGCCTCCTCGACGTACGACGAGCCATCACCCACGACATCGGTATGTTGGCGGGCGTCAGCCAGGTTGACTTCGACGGCATCATTCTCAAAGTGAATCAACTGGCTGATCAGGTAGACAATCTGCGGCTGGCCGATACCGACGCCGATGAAGCGCCGATGGAAGAAAGCGACTCTACATTATCGGCTTCGCTGAGCGAGTGGCGGCAAAATCTGAGCAAGAGCTGGCACAATTTCCTGTCGGATTTCATCACTATTCATCGCCGTGACGACAGCGCCGAACCGCTGCTGGCGCCGAATCAGGATGTCTATCTACGTGAAAACATCCGCTCTCGCTTGTTGGTCGCGGCACAAGCGGTGCCGCGCCATCAAAACGAGACCTACCGCCAGTCGTTGGAAACCGCCGCAACCTGGGTACGCGCCTACTTTGACGAAAGCGATCCAACCACCAAAGCGTTTTTGGATCAATTAGATACATTGAGCCAACAATCGGTGGCGATGGATGTGCCGAGCGAACTACAAAGCCAGCCGTTACTGGATAAACTGATGCAAACCCGGGTTCGCAACCTGTTGGCGCAGCCATCCGCCTCCGCCACATCACAGGAGGGCTGA